In Tachysurus fulvidraco isolate hzauxx_2018 chromosome 3, HZAU_PFXX_2.0, whole genome shotgun sequence, a single window of DNA contains:
- the stmn2a gene encoding stathmin-2a, translating into MDKLAVAYKEKMKEMSMFSLICSCFNPRLQKNLDTKTEIMEVKPINKRASGQAFEVILKPPSPVSDVAQSIVSPPKKRDISLEDIQKKLEAAENRRRSQELQVLKSLAEKREHERDVLFKAMEENNNFSRMAEEKLILKMEQNSENRKAYIAAMMERLHEKEQHAAVVRRNKELREELTA; encoded by the exons ATGGACAAACTCGCTGTCG catacaaagaaaaGATGAAGGAGATGTCTATGTTTTCACTCATATGCTCCTGTTTTAACCCAAGGCTACAGAAAAACCTGGACACTAAGACAGAAA TTATGGAGGTGAAGCCCATAAACAAACGGGCCTCGGGTCAGGCCTTCGAGGTGATCCTTAAGCCACCCTCTCCTGTGTCAGATGTGGCACAAAGTATCGTATCCCCTCCCAAGAAAAGGGACATCTCATTGGAAGACATTCAGAAGAAACTGGAGGCTGCTGAAAATCGCAGGAGA TCTCAAGAGCTACAGGTGCTGAAATCTCTGGCTGAGAAACGGGAGCATGAGCGAGACGTGCTGTTCAAAGCCATGGAGGAGAACAACAACTTCAGCAGGATGGCCGAGGAAAAGCTCATTTTGAAAATGGAGCAAAACTCCGAGAACCGCAAGGCTTACATCGCGGCCATGATGGAGCGTCTGCATGAGAAG GAGCAACATGCTGCTGTGGTCCGCAGAAACAAGGAGCTGAGAGAAGAGCTCACAGCGTGA
- the fabp4b gene encoding fatty acid binding protein 4b translates to MEQFMGTWKLTSSENFDEYMKAVGIGFASRQIANLAKPNLLFSVDDQGFVSLKSMTTFKTVEIKFRLNEEFDEITADDRQAKTVMKMVDGKLVQTQSWEGKTTTIEREVQGGKLIVKCIMDGVVSMRTYERDQ, encoded by the exons ATGGAACAGTTCATGGGCACATGGAAATTAACGTCAAGTGAGAATTTTGATGAATACATGAAAGCTGTAG GTATTGGTTTTGCATCCAGGCAAATCGCGAATTTGGCCAAGCCAAATCTGTTGTTCAGCGTCGATGATCAGGGTTTCGTGTCATTGAAATCCATGACCACCTTCAAGACagtagaaataaaatttcgtctGAATGAAGAATTTGATGAGATCACAGCAGATGACAGGCAGGCGAAG ACTGTTATGAAAATGGTGGATGGTAAACTTGTTCAAACACAGTCCTGGGAAGGAAAGACCACAACGATTGAAAGAGAAGTTCAGGGTGGGAAACTGATAGTG aaATGCATCATGGATGGTGTGGTGTCAATGAGGACATATGAGAGAGATCAGTAA